From one Marinobacter sp. LV10MA510-1 genomic stretch:
- a CDS encoding YbeD family protein, which translates to MSDEKAPKIEFPCDYAIKVIGNAAPDFREFVLAVVERHAPRPDASTVTVNDSRNGRFCSVRLTMVATGEPQLQALFNELKASGRVHMVL; encoded by the coding sequence ATGAGTGACGAAAAAGCGCCAAAAATCGAATTCCCCTGCGATTACGCGATCAAAGTGATTGGTAATGCAGCCCCGGATTTCAGGGAGTTTGTGCTGGCAGTGGTTGAGCGCCATGCACCGAGGCCAGATGCCAGCACCGTGACTGTAAACGACAGCCGCAACGGCCGTTTCTGCTCGGTGCGGCTGACCATGGTTGCAACCGGGGAGCCACAACTGCAGGCGCTTTTTAACGAGCTTAAAGCCAGCGGCCGTGTGCACATGGTGTTGTAA
- the lipB gene encoding lipoyl(octanoyl) transferase LipB, with the protein MSQLIVRSLGEQPYLKTWHAMQAFTASRDKNSADELWCLQHPPVYTQGQAGKAEHILAPGDIPVVQVDRGGQVTYHGPGQLVIYLLIDLTRSALGIRALVSHIEQSIVYTLAPLGISAAPRADAPGVYVDGAKIASLGLRVRRGCSFHGLALNVAMDMEPFARINPCGYAGMAMCQVQDFAQHATFAQIERQLAEHLVAALGHSLAGEGSVSWQQSW; encoded by the coding sequence GTGAGCCAACTGATTGTGCGCTCATTGGGTGAGCAGCCCTACCTGAAAACCTGGCATGCCATGCAGGCATTCACCGCCAGCCGTGATAAAAACAGCGCTGACGAGCTCTGGTGCCTGCAGCACCCGCCGGTTTATACCCAGGGGCAGGCCGGTAAGGCCGAGCATATTCTGGCGCCCGGTGATATACCGGTGGTTCAGGTAGACCGGGGTGGTCAGGTGACCTACCACGGCCCCGGCCAATTGGTCATTTATCTGTTGATTGACCTGACTCGCAGTGCCTTGGGTATTCGCGCGTTGGTCAGCCATATTGAACAGTCCATCGTATACACTCTCGCACCTTTGGGTATAAGCGCCGCGCCGCGGGCCGATGCGCCGGGGGTTTATGTGGATGGCGCGAAAATCGCCTCGCTGGGTTTGCGTGTGCGGCGTGGTTGTTCATTTCACGGCCTGGCGTTGAATGTTGCCATGGACATGGAACCTTTCGCGCGAATCAATCCGTGTGGCTATGCCGGTATGGCCATGTGCCAGGTTCAGGACTTTGCGCAGCACGCCACATTTGCACAAATAGAGCGGCAGCTTGCCGAACATCTGGTGGCTGCTCTGGGCCATAGCCTGGCAGGCGAGGGCTCGGTAAGCTGGCAGCAGAGCTGGTAA